Proteins from a single region of Verrucomicrobiia bacterium:
- a CDS encoding molybdopterin-dependent oxidoreductase translates to QAALGKVKWTLFVGPNHNLSSETSSYVFPSATHFEKEGTFTNFEGVVQKFDKVLEPVGQALSEGDILMRLAKEIGPHIAYDCYADIFREIAINHEGFKGLSYEQLEPKGADIRTMAAPTIPALQQYDNIL, encoded by the coding sequence TCCAGGCCGCGCTCGGCAAGGTCAAGTGGACGCTTTTCGTCGGCCCCAATCATAATCTCAGCTCCGAAACGTCTTCCTACGTGTTTCCGTCCGCGACGCATTTCGAAAAAGAAGGCACCTTCACGAATTTTGAAGGCGTGGTCCAGAAATTCGACAAGGTCCTCGAGCCTGTGGGGCAGGCCCTTTCGGAAGGCGACATCCTGATGCGCCTGGCCAAGGAAATCGGCCCGCACATCGCCTACGATTGTTACGCCGACATTTTCCGGGAAATCGCGATCAATCACGAAGGCTTCAAAGGCCTCAGCTACGAACAGCTCGAGCCCAAAGGCGCGGACATCCGCACCATGGCCGCTCCGACGATTCCCGCGCTGCAACAGTACGACAACATTCTCTAG